The proteins below are encoded in one region of Conger conger chromosome 17, fConCon1.1, whole genome shotgun sequence:
- the LOC133116747 gene encoding frizzled-7-A-like codes for MAISKRWNWVWTTGCALVITSLWLQPCSGQYNAEKGISIPEHGFCQPISIPLCTDIAYNQTIMPNLLGHTNQEDAGLEVHQFYPLVKVQCSMDLKFFLCSMYAPVCTVLEQAIPPCRSLCERARQGCEALMNKFGFQWPERLRCENFPVHGAGEICVGQNTSEPGSPTSYPTPYIPELITLPPPHAGRPNQPFSCPLQLEVPAYLNYYFMGVKDCGAPCEPSKPNGLMYFREEEVKFGRLWVGIWSILCCVSTLFTVLTYLVDMRRFRYPERPIIFLSGCYFMVAVAYTAGFLLEDKVVCIDGLNDDGYKTVAQGTKKEGCTILFMILYFFGMASSIWWVILSLTWFLSAGMKWGHEAIEANSQYFHLAAWAVPAVKTITILAMGQVDGDLLTGVCYVGIFNVDSLRGFVLAPLFVYLFIGTSFLLAGFVSLFRIRTIMKHDGTKTEKLEKLMVRIGVFSVLYTVPATIVIACYFYEQAFREQWEKTWHMQTCKRFAVPCPINNFAPMTPDFTVFMIKYLMTMIVGITSGFWIWSGKTLQSWRRFYKRLSNSNQGETTV; via the coding sequence ATGGCAATCTCAAAAAGATGGAACTGGGTTTGGACAACTGGCTGCGCTCTGGTGATTACGTCCCTGTGGCTCCAGCCATGCTCAGGCCAGTATAACGCAGAGAAGGGAATCTCTATCCCCGAGCACGGCTTCTGCCAGCCGATATCCATCCCGCTCTGCACAGATATCGCCTACAACCAGACTATCATGCCGAACCTGCTGGGCCACACCAACCAGGAGGACGCCGGGCTGGAGGTGCACCAGTTCTACCCGCTGGTGAAAGTGCAGTGCTCCATGGACCTGAAGTTTTTCCTCTGCTCGATGTACGCGCCGGTGTGCACGGTGCTGGAACAGGCCATTCCGCCCTGCCGCTCTCTGTGCGAGCGCGCGAGGCAGGGCTGCGAGGCGCTGATGAACAAGTTCGGCTTCCAGTGGCCGGAGAGGCTGCGCTGCGAGAACTTCCCCGTGCACGGCGCCGGGGAGATTTGCGTGGGCCAGAACACCTCGGAACCGGGAAGCCCCACCTCGTACCCCACCCCGTACATCCCCGAGCTCATTACGCTGCCCCCACCTCACGCGGGGAGGCCCAACCAGCCGTTCTCCTGCCCTCTGCAGCTGGAGGTGCCCGCCTACCTCAACTACTACTTCATGGGAGTGAAGGACTGCGGCGCGCCCTGCGAGCCCAGCAAGCCCAACGGGCTGATGTACTTCCGCGAGGAGGAGGTGAAGTTCGGGCGGCTCTGGGTGGGAATCTGGTCCATCCTGTGCTGCGTGAGCACCCTGTTCACGGTGCTGACGTACCTAGTGGACATGCGGCGGTTCCGCTACCCAGAGCGGCCTATCATCTTTCTCTCCGGCTGCTATTTCATGGTGGCGGTTGCCTACACGGCCGGGTTCCTGCTAGAGGATAAGGTGGTCTGCATCGACGGGCTAAATGACGACGGTTATAAAACTGTGGCCCAGGGCACCAAGAAGGAGGGCTGTACAATCCTGTTCATGATCCTGTACTTCTTCGGCATGGCGAGCTCCATATGGTGGGTCATCCTCTCGCTAACCTGGTTCCTCTCCGCGGGCATGAAGTGGGGTCACGAGGCCATCGAGGCTAACTCGCAGTACTTCCACCTGGCGGCCTGGGCGGTTCCGGCCGTCAAAACCATCACCATCCTGGCCATGGGGCAGGTGGACGGCGACCTGCTCACTGGCGTGTGCTACGTGGGAATCTTCAACGTGGACTCGCTGCGCGGCTTCGTGCTGGCGCCCCTGTTCGTGTACCTCTTCATCGGCACCTCTTTCCTGCTGGCCGGGTTCGTGTCGTTGTTCCGCATCCGGACCATCATGAAGCACGACGGGACCAAGACGGAGAAGCTGGAGAAGCTGATGGTGCGGATCGGGGTGTTCAGCGTGCTGTACACGGTCCCCGCCACCATCGTCATCGCCTGCTACTTCTACGAGCAGGCCTTCCGCGAGCAGTGGGAGAAGACATGGCACATGCAGACGTGCAAGCGATTCGCCGTGCCGTGCCCGATCAACAACTTCGCCCCCATGACGCCCGACTTCACCGTGTTCATGATCAAGTACCTGATGACCATGATCGTGGGCATTACCTCCGGGTTCTGGATTTGGTCCGGGAAGACGCTGCAGTCCTGGCGCAGGTTTTACAAACGGCTCAGCAACAGCAACCAGGGCGAGACGACTGTATGA